One genomic window of Candidatus Brocadiaceae bacterium includes the following:
- a CDS encoding phosphatase PAP2 family protein, with protein sequence MTRLRERLRPLGAWLVPALLVGVTVACALPKADGGAVHGLDGAVLTALRQPGDPRAPVGPAWLTGMVRDVTALGSTGVLVFVTAAALGILLLVDERRGAWLLAASVGGGFLLSYLLKAWIGRARPEMAAPGVVAFGASFPSGHSTMSTVVYATIALLPARAHVRRALRLYLISIAVVLAALVGASRVYLGVHWLSDVLGGWCVGAAWVLLCRRVGRAAERPAPPSG encoded by the coding sequence ATGACTCGGCTTCGGGAGCGGCTGCGCCCGCTCGGCGCATGGCTGGTGCCGGCCCTTCTGGTCGGTGTGACGGTTGCGTGCGCACTCCCGAAGGCGGACGGCGGGGCCGTGCACGGCCTCGACGGTGCCGTGCTGACCGCGCTGCGACAGCCGGGCGACCCGCGGGCACCCGTCGGGCCCGCGTGGCTGACGGGCATGGTCCGCGACGTCACGGCGCTCGGCTCCACCGGAGTGCTGGTGTTCGTGACGGCCGCCGCCCTGGGCATCCTGCTGCTGGTCGACGAACGGCGGGGCGCCTGGCTGCTGGCGGCGTCGGTCGGCGGGGGGTTTCTCCTGAGCTATCTGCTGAAGGCGTGGATCGGCCGCGCACGGCCCGAGATGGCCGCGCCCGGAGTCGTCGCGTTCGGGGCCAGCTTCCCCAGCGGGCACAGCACGATGTCGACCGTCGTGTACGCCACGATCGCGCTGCTGCCGGCGCGTGCGCACGTCCGACGCGCCCTCCGGCTCTACCTGATCTCGATCGCCGTCGTTCTGGCCGCCCTCGTGGGGGCCAGCCGCGTGTACCTGGGGGTACACTGGCTGTCCGACGTTCTGGGCGGATGGTGCGTGGGGGCCGCCTGGGTGCTGCTCTGCCGCCGCGTCGGCCGGGCGGCAGAACGGCCGGCGCCGCCTTCCGGCTGA